AATGCCCACAGTCTCCAAAAAGCTGCTATTTTTGAAAACCCTTCCCACACTGCAAAAACACCTTGAGGTTCTGGTTTGAATCTCCAAAATTGCTATTCCTGGGCAGTGACGTCAGACTATGGCACTGTAATATAATTAATCCCCCCATTAATCCTCATAATATAAATAATCCTCTGTTATTACTGAGTGTGAAGTAGCTGTGAGGGGACGAACTCTGCCTCTAAAGGCGCAACTGCACCCAGTGACCCCAGCTGACAGCTGCAGGCTGGGATGGCTGTGCCTACAAAGTCCTTATCACACACAGTCTCCTGCCAGGGGCTGCCAGTCCACAACTAAGGGTTTTATTTTGGCACTGGGTCTCCCAGGCCAGGGAATAAGCCCTCACTTTGCTGAGCCTTTGTGACAGTTTCTCTCCCCTGCTGCAGACCCCATGCAAGGGGTGAGCATAAAAATCAGATGCCTGGTCTGCAGAGGGAGACAAAACTGGCACAGAGCTCCCAGGTTAAAGTTTAAAGGtgccatttttcttcatgatgTGAGTCAGGGCCCTGTACTGAGGATgacttatttaaataaatccaTGCCCAGGACTTCGGGGCTCTGAAATATCCAGCCCCCTGTACTGGTGTTTTCTCTACTAGCGCCTTACCCAGTATCAGTAGAGGATGAATTTGCGTCATTCACCCAAGTGCAAAGacagcagaaacacaaataaaacacaagaaaatagGTTTCTAAAACCCTGGCTATAGATTTATTTGCATTGGACTCTGAATCTGGCTGTGAACACAAACTCTGTTCCTAACCTGCTGACACTCCCACatggcaggcaggcagaggcTGGGGGCCCAATCCCTCCTTAGCTCAGAGCAGGGGGGCCAAAGCGCCATATCCTCCCCTCCCAGGATCATCCTGTGGCCAGCAGGCTcacagccaccagcagcaccgGTAGATGTGGCAGCCACCTAGTGCAGGGCAGGAGATGCTGAGACAGCAAAGCCCGATTCCCCTGGCCAGCCCTGCCCACGCCCCTGAGCCAGGGGGTCCCCAGCCCCATGTACCTCCCagggtgcagggctgctcctggTGCTGGCAAGCCCCAGGTGAAGGTCTTCCCTCTCTGTCCCTCCGAAGCATCTTTTCTGGGTGTCGGAGTGCAGTAAGAAAATATCCTCTTGTCTCTGCAGATTTTTCTGCCCCCCACCTTGCGTTTACCTGAGTGGGCCAGGATGGAAGTTAAAACAGGAGCAGATAAAAGGTAAGCGCTGGATGGCAGCCATGGATCTCTCCTCCGTCCCTTCCTGTGCCAGGGAGAGCTGCCCTCCACCCCTACAAAAGGGAGAGGgacactgtttatttttgtctgccccccccaaactcctctttCCCCCTCAAGGCTGAGCCCTTTGCAGTCCAGACCCAGTGAGGGCTGGAGCCTGGGCTACCCCACCATgccaggaggagcagagcccaCAGCTGGAGGATGTTTCTCCCTGTCTCTTCCAGACAAGGACGTGGGAGAGGCGGGTTTTCAGGTGTGTGGGTACATGGGGCTGGACAGCATGGGCAGCAGCCTGAAGGAGACCCAGAAGCTCAGCTTTGAGGAGCAGCCGGATGCTAAGGTATATCTTGATGAGCCCCAAAGCCATGCGGTGGCACCCCATGGAGACCCTCTTCATGCATTTGCTCGGCTATCTCTGGTGTTACCCCATGCCTTGGGATGATGCAGCACCCCCTTTCTTGGGATGTCATGGTCCTTCCTTTCTAGccatctctccctgctcctgttCTGCCACACTGTTGTGGCATAGGTGGCAGCCTGAGCAGCCAGGCAGGCTCCTCTGCCTTGCAAAGAGCCCTATCTTTCTTCAGCACCACCTTTTCAGCCCCGTGGCAGGCAAGCTGCCAAAAACTacacagctccctcagcctcagTACGTTCTCCCAatgagcagcactgctgcttaTCGCAAAATCAAAGCCCAGTCTTTCATTTGCAGATAAACAGCTAAATAAACACCTGATTGATCACCAAGTTCAAGACCTTCAGCAGAGATCTGGTGTCCTTTGATAGgggtaaaaaagaaatttttttttttttttttgaaaaaagcaTTATCTGAGGTCCCCGAAGACCACGGGGTCTGAGCTGGGCCAGAAACCTTACAAAAAGAGCCTTTGTTTGCAGTGCTCGCATAGCTGCTAAGTCACAGTGTGGCAGCTGGGACAGCAAGGAAACCATAAACCCAGGGTGATTTCTCATGTTATGTGGGATAAATCACATGTGAACATTTATTTCCATGGGGCATTCTCTGACCTCAGTGTAAATAAAGCCTCTGCCGATCCGCAGCTCTTCATTCCACCTGTAATAACATCTCTGGTTGTTTCTCCCTCTACATGAACCCTGGACTGTTTGAAAAGGTGCTATTATGTCCTCTCAGGGTGGTGAGGAGGATGAGAAGGGTGAGGAAGGtgggtggggctgggctggagctgcccaCAACTGCTCTCTCCCCTTGACAGGGCTTCAGCTGTGCCAAGGCACTGTACATCTCGGATGCAGACAAGCGCAAGCATTTCCGCCTGGTCCTGAAGCTCTTCTTCAGTGACGGGCAGGAGATTGGCACCTTCCACAGCAAGCTGATCAAGGTCATCTCCAAGCCTTCACAGAAGAAGCAGTCGCTGAAGAACACAGATCGTGTGTACAGGGATGGCTCTATGGGGAGGAAAGCAAGTGTGAGCCCAGGGTGGGATGCTCTCCAAGTGTTCACAGCTTGGCTCTGGAATGGTCCAGGCTGGGCCCAAAGCCCATGGACACCTCCAAAAAAGGACATATCTGGGCATATCAATGTCTCTTTTCTGAAGGGTTCACCCACCATGATACATGATGCCAGTGTGCTCCCTGCTTCCTGGGCTCCCCATCTTTGAAAAGCCCCACCAGGCTGGCACTCACATACAGAGAAAGGCAGACGGAGTGCTGGCTCCTGCCAAACTGGTTACACTGGTGACCAGGACTTGTCCTCCCTTGCCTTTACAAAGCCATAGTTCAAGCTACACACAGACCTGGCAAGTGCTAACCCAGACATCTCTCCCCACAGTCTGCATCTCCTCAGGCTCCAAAGTCTCTCTCTTCAACCGCCTGCGCTCCCAGACCGTCAGCACCCGCTACCTCTCTGTCGAGGGGGGAGCCTTTGTCGCCAGTGCCAGGCAATGGGGAGCCTTCACCCTCCACCTGGGTAAGGACCCTGGGGCTGCTGATGCTAGCCATTCCTGGGGCTGTCTGCCTCCAGCCTGGGCTCTCCCTTCCTGCAAACTAGGTTTTTGGCAGCAAAGGGGGTGGGAATTAACCTGAGGATGTAGGAACCTAGTTCAGATCTCATCTCTGCCTGGTGTTCCTGATGTATTTGTGGAGCCAGTGGATGTTTCCCACTGGCCTTGAGGGTTGGCATCTTGTCCTGAGAGCTCACAGGCTGTGAATAGGGCAGCAAGAGCTGTACTGGTCTGGAGACTCAGGAATCTAAGGAAGTTAACTTGCCTGGAAGAGGCCAGAGCGCAGAGCATCCCCACTGACACTGCCTCCAGGGTGTCCTTATGAGATACCACATGCCAGTTCTGCTCTGCTATGCTGGGGTCCCACAGAGCAATGGTCTCATCAAACAGCAAGcgcctgcagagcagagaaagcagtAAGAAAGTACCAGAAGCGTAGTTAACCTGCACATAGCAAGGCAGTGCAGGCTTACCTGCTCCCcagttgctcagagcagtgacTCTACTTCTCTGCTTCCTGGCAAGCCAATGAGCATTGCACCCGGAGTGAGTTCCCCTTGCGGGAAGGGTATATCCACTACGGCTCCGTGGTCCAGCTCGTCTGCACAGCCACCGGCATCACCCTGCCCCCCCTGGTAAGCCTCCATTCCACAAGTTGTCAGACACATGGAACTGgctgctctgtgtttctgagTGATGAGTACCATCCCTGGGATGATGATGCTGCCCCACAGATCATCCGGAAGGTGACGAAGCAGTATGCTGTGCTGGACGTGGATGAGCCCATCTCCCAGCTCCACAAATGCGCCTTCCAGTTCCAGGGCAGCGACCACATGTACCTGTGTCTTTCCACAGATAAAGTGATCCAGTACCAGGTATGGCAGTGCAAGGAGGAGTGAGGACTCCTGGGCTGCTCATTGCCCTCTCTCCAAGCTCCTCTGTGTTGCTGGTGTCTGGGGAACATGTCACCAGGAGGAATCTTCGAGTAAAGGGGTGGGGATTCATCCAAATTAAGGTTAGAACCACTGCAAAGCCATCTGCTCTGGTTTGGCTGCTCTAGCAGAGGCATCATCACCGAGGTCTGAGCTTAAGCATCACAATCCCAGTTTTCCAGCAAGGAAAGGGGAGGCACTGACTCACTTCTTGGAACTGAGATACCAGGGGCAGAAGCCAGGTGTCCTGGCCCTGGTACCCTGCTGCGGTGTATTTGAAGCTGTGACACTCTTCACAGGCATCTCCCTGCCCAAAGGAAGCCACCCGGGAGCTGCTGAATGATGGCTCCTGCTGGACCATCATCGGCACGGAGACAGTGGAGTACACCTTCAGCAAGAGCCTGGCCTGTGTCCATGAGCCCGTCAGCCCCGTGCCACTCATCACTGCCCTGCAGGTAGGCACAGTGCCAGCCACTGGCCACCCCAGCATCCACCCTGGCTTCTGCTGATGAGCCCTTGCACCCACACTCATCATCTCCTGGGTTTGGGATGCTGTGGGAATGCTTGAGTCTGGACCACTGTGGTGAGGACGGGATACTTGGGCAGAGCATCGTGCAGGAGGAGGAGTCTGGCTTATTCCACCATGTAACACAATGCCATGCGCTCTGCTTATCACAGCTCACGGGCAGCAGGGATGTGGCCATGCTGGAGTTGCAGGGGGAGTATTTCCACGCACACCTCAAGGTCTGGTTTGGAGATGTGGAAGCAGAGACAATGTACAGGTAACACAGCCGAGAGGGCCAGGGAGCAGATAGGGAACAGCAGCCACATTTGGGCAGTGCTGGGCAACTCGGGGGGCTATGTGGCTGCTGACCTCCGGGACAGGGGCACTTGTACTGCCCGTTCTGCAGGACCGTGTGTGAGCATTGCAAGGAGGGGTAGAGAGGAGTCTAGCTGATGCTGCTGGCTCTGGATATAGCCTGGGGATGGCGGTGGGCAAGGAACCTTGGGGCTGCAAACAAGCAAGCAACCCTGAGGAGGAATGAAGCACCAGGGAGGACAGGGGAGGGGAAATAAGCTGGAGACTTCCTGCTGAGTTCCAGGCTGGAGGAGTCATCCCAGCACTCGCTGCCACCTGGTCCTTCACCAGGACCTCATGGATTAATGCAAGTTTTCCTATCCTGTGCTGTTCCCAGGAGCCCCAAGTCCCTCATGTGTGTTGTCCCCGATGTCTCTGCCTTCGGCAGTAACTGGAGATGGCTGCGATACCCCATCACGGTCCCACTCCTGCTGATCAGGGATGATGGCCTTATCTACTCCAGCTCATTCACATTCACCTACACCCCGGAGCAGAGCTTCATCCCAGGGCAGCAGGTCCTCTCAGACATCCCCCAGAACTCAGACAAAATACTTGACAGCATCCATCAGGAGTTCACCAGGACCAACTTCCACCTCTTCATGCAAAGCTAGCAAGCTAGGCAGGCAGTGGCTAGCAttgctgccagccctggggaaggggaacagcCCTGAGCTGTCCAGGGCTTGGGGTGGTCTCACCGAAGGGTCCTCCGCACACATTGAATGCCCACCAGATTTCGTGATTTCCCGACTGGTCTCTTGCTCATGGAGGCATCTCACCCTGCTGAGACCTCACACAAGAGCATTAATAAATCAGGCTTCAAGGACTCTTTACTGATTCAATTGCTTCTTTACTAACCTTCTCAATTTACCTCACATGCTGGCACAGAGCATCACAGCTCCCTTGGTGTCCTCAGTCCATATATTCAAAGGCCAGGAGGGACAGCAATGATGCATGAATGCAGCCATAAGTGTTATTGGTCCATACCAGGAGTCCCTGTATCACTTGTGTGCTTTGATGAGCATGAGGAGCTGATTTCCAGCGGCCAAATACTTGGTACcagatgctttgtttttcttattagaGGCCCAAATGGGGTTATTtcaaaaggaagagggaaaaagagagaaaaacttcGGCATGAAACCCAGCCCCTTCATAGCTGGCATAGCTCTGCCAAGCTCCTCTGttttacacacacagacagTGACTGCAGGTGCTGGCATCAGCAGGAGACTAAAGATGCCATAAAAAGAAGGCAGGTTTCTTAGAGCCAGACACAAGCGTTAAGCAGAGGAGGTGTTTATTTAGTTTTCAGATCTCTGCGGCATCAAAAAGCCCATGGTGTACCTGGAAACCTGCTGGTTTGGCATTTTTGAGCTAGATTTAGGAACAACCCAACAGCGGTGTTAAATCCACACTGAACTTGGTAGCAGTGGGCAGGGGAAGCGCGGTGCCCCACGACTCGCAGCACCCCAGGAGCACAGGGTGACTTACCCCGTCCCCGGCCCATCGTGCAGTGTTTTGTGCCATTCAGCATGTCGGGGACACCAGTACTGCACAGACCGACAGTTTTGGCGCACAGCCCATCCTCAGCCTCACTGTGCACATCACCTGCCACACTGCAGCTCAGCATGATGAGTTCGGGACTGCAAGGGACCAACAGCCTCGTACCACCCAGCATGGAGATACTTAATGATGCTGGGTGTCTTGGCCTCCTCCCTCTGCAGCACCTGCATAGCTTCAGCTCCCATGGAAACACAAGAGCTTGGGTCTCCAGGGTCCTAACCTGAGACTTCCTGGAGGGCAGCATGTCCCTAAATTACACTGGGAGATGGGGTTCCCAAAAGTGGAAGCCTCACACAGGGTGCAAAGCTGTTGGCAGACACATGTGTGTGCATCtagagctgcagctgccagaGGAAAAACTCAAAGAGAACATCTACAGCGCATGCCAAGAGCCAAGGGATGGTGAAGGAAAGGGCTGGATGACAGGAATGTAGCAACATGCAGATCTGCAGGGGGTTTCAAAAGGAAGCAAGTCCATTGAGCAGGAGGCAGATCTCAGCATGCTTATTAAGTATTGGGAGCAGCTGGTACACCACCTTACTGCTCCCATTCCTGGCAAGTGCTCGAGCATCTTATAGGTGCTGGGGGAGCAGGTGCTTCACCTGTGTGATAGTCGCTTGGGCCACTCCATCAGCCCATGCTTACCATCACCTGTGCTCACCTCCCCAGCAAATCTACCCTGGCCCCTAATGTAACTGAGgatgaaatgcaagaaaattcTTTAACCAGCCTGAGCAGAGGATCCCTCATATCTACCCCAAAAGTATTTCCTCCGCTgtctcctcaaaaaaaaagggctgGAGGGAAGTGAAAGTACACGGCAAAGCCTTTCAATTTCTGCCTGCATCCCACGCAGGACTGTCTGGAGCCCGCGGATTCCTCAACCTCCCTCGGAGGCTAGGGTATAATTCACATTTTATGAATGGAAAGTGCTCTCAGCTATATTTAGCAGCAGCCCAGTCCCAAAGGGCAGGAGGAGCGCTGCTTATTGACTTCAAGGGCTTGGAACAAGCCTGCCTTGTTACGTTTATGGTGCAGCATTCTGCTGGAGAGGCCAAGAAAGCACTGAGTGGCTCATACTTGAAGCCTGATGGATTAAGTAAACAGCCACAGTAATTCAAGCCACatgaggaaaggggagaggtggcagcaggaggacTGGGAGGGCCTCGAGGGGCTCCTGTTTCCCCCTGCCCAGCCACAGGCTGCCTTTAATCTGCTCCTCACAGCAGGTCCTGCAAATGGAAACGAGGAGctttgcagctcctggagaaagCTGGGAACATATGCTCCACATCACGGCAGAGGAGCTGGTAGCATTGGCAGAGCTGTTTATTTGCATAATCTCTGATTAATTCAAATGTCTCAGACAGGCGCCAGCTATCCAGTTGTACATTCTCGCTTGCGAGTCGGCAGCGCCCGTCTCTGCCGGATCCTACAATAACCCACCATATGCTGGAGAAACTCACACAGACCATCCCACCAGCTCTGGCAAGCTGGGCTGCCTGCTCCGAGCCTGGGCTGCTCAGCGGACCCCGTCTGACAGCTCTTTTCTGTGCTCCTGAATAGTACATGGAGCTTTTCCCTATCCCCAAGGCAGccagatataaaataaaacataaacataACATGAACCATAAAACACCCTTCACTTCATTCCAAGAGCTAGGGATTTAGGAAAAGCATCAAATGCTTTAGGGAGGCTTGGGATAACTGACACTGTGTGCAGCTGTGGCATTGCATGAGCATCCCTAGGCAATGGTGAGGCTTGAAGGCAACAGGGATCTCCTGCTCCTGCTAAGCTGGGGTGCAGCTGAAGCCCAGAGCCCCAGGGAGCCATTTTAGGTCCTAGAGGTGAGTGCAGCTTCAAaaacttcaagaagaaaatcaaatccTGGCTTGCTCTCCCTAAAACAATATTCCAGAGAAAGACGAAGTCTGGGTTTGATCTGTCCTGGTCGTTTGGGAGCAGAGTTGCTGCCATCTAGTGAGCACAGCCACCGGCACCCTGCCTGCTGAGCACTGCCACGCTCATCACACTGCCCACGCCTACTCTGCCCAGAGGCTTATGTCAGCCAGGGGATCACCTGAGCGTCTGACCATCTCCAAGGGACATTTGCTGCCCAGTTCAGAGGGGttggctgtttttttaaacagccaTTGCATTGCATTTAGACCATGTAGCACATTTCTTCATGGAGTGGTTGAGAGGCTTTGGGAGAGCAGGGGGCAGCTGTGGCACATGGAGGGGTACAAGGACTGTTCCTTCCCTGCTCACCAAACCCAAATCCAGACTGATGACACTGTGCTTGTCACCTAGACAGGCAGTGGGCTGGTTTGTTTGTAGAGGAATTTGCAACCACACCTGCTGAAAAGCCAAAAAACTCCACTTAAAGGGGATTTTTGCACCCTCTCTGACTGAAAGGGGTGTGCAGAGAGCGGGAGCTGCCCAGGGTTGCTGTAAGGAACCAGACTGTCCCATGCCAAAGCAGCTTGGCACCAGCAGGCTTGCTGCCAGGCCTGGATGTTCTTCCCCAGATCTTGAGATCCAGGCAAAGTGTTTGCCTTGGCCAGGGCAGCCCAGGCAGGACCCTTTTCTGCGCTGTGGGTTTTTCACCTCCCTGACATGAGGGTGGTCAGGTTGGTGGCAGcgctcccagtccctgcccaTCCTCTGCTAAGAAGCATGAGGTAACAGGCAAACATTGCTGTGGACCCGACAtcaggctgagctgctgcaagCAGTGCCACGGACACAGGTCAAGCAGGGGcatcccaccagaccagtcTGTCCACCCCAGTCCTAAGCCTGGGGCTGTCTCTGCCCCGCTTACCTGGGCAGAGTCTCCAGGTGTTCTAGTGGGTCCTTGGGCCATGCTACATGGTGTAAATGTCTGTATTCCAGACCTCAAaatgggggatgtggggatgctGCTCCTCTCATAACCCAGGGAAAAGGTGCAGacaaaaatccatttcttgGAAATGTGGTGCCCCTGAGGCTGAGCTGAGTTGCTAAGGAATTACAATTAAAGGCTCAAGAGAGTCCAAGGGCATCAggaactgcccagggaggtggtctCACTGGCCAGACTCTAAGAATATTACAAAAAGCATTAAGGATGGAGCAAACCAGAGAGACTCGTGGGTGCCCACATCACTGGCAATGCCAGGAGCTGGTGTTATTGGCCCCAAAACAGGCTGTTTGGGGACCGAGGCTGACACACTTCTGTGCCCACGGGTCCGGGTGCTGAGCACAGCCCATGCAGCCAAAAAGCCTGTGGAAAATTTGGttccttttttgctttgtttttctttttagtttttttttttcatttcgtttttttttcctttaaacaagTTGAAAATAATCTCACTCCTGGCAAGCTCCAGActtcctgcagcccagggaaggACTGAGTCCTAGGGCCGGCGGCATCCTACCAGGATACAGGGCTGGACCACTGCCTCAGGGCTGCAGCCAGGACTTGGTGGCCAGATTAGGGGTGCGGGGTCAGCACTGGACACGGCTCCCCAAGGCCAACCCCACACAGCGCTGCCAGGGGGTCCAGGGAGCAGGATGGAGGGGACTGGCAATCTGCTTTCATTCCCCTTGCaaaagaaacacacattttttttcagggttcactgtggaggggaaaaaaggtttttaaagaGCTTAGATAAACAATTGGGATAGAAAAATGCAAGCCTGATTTCCATGTACCATTACTGTAATTAGGCATGCAAACCAGACAGACAGCTACAGCAGTTAGGATCTGCTCTGGAACAGAGTGGGAACTAGTGCAGCTCCCTTCTTGTGAACTCAGCATTGACTCGGCAGCAGTGAAGCTGCTGGTAGAGGAGCTGAGCAGCACCCTCAGGTGCTCATCTGCACCTCCAGGGCCATCAGGCTCAGTGCTACCCCAGCGTGGCTTTGCTGGGAGCACTGCCTATGCAGCCCAGTGTGTGCCAGTACCCTGGCAGTGTGGTCATGAAGGCTGTGAGCACTCCCAGGTATCTTGCCATGTTCAATCTGGCCTCCTGCCCTGGCTGGCTGGGGCTGGGACAGCTTGAGGATGCAGTCACAAGCTCCCCAGTTGGTGCCTCTCACTTCTGCATCAAGCCTGGGTGGGACATTCCACTCCAACTGGTGTCTGCAAAGGGACCAGGGTGTTGGGATGGGTACCAGGCTCTGccaggagcagaagcagctcctgGAGGGATTTGACCCTACAGTGATGTGTCCTCGCTCCCTGCAATCAGAAGAACAGGGATGTGGCCctgccacagccctgggcagcaccGAGGTTCTGGGGTATGGGCTGAGCAGCAGATATgggctggaaataaaaaaagagtgagTGAATTGGTACAGCTTTGGTGTCTAAGCACAGCAAACCCATTCCCAGGGAGGGAGTCTGGCCCTGGGAACCTCCATGGAGAGCATGGCTGGGAGTGAGCGAGGCTGTCCAAGCCGGACCCtgcctgcctctgctgctgcctggcagcccctgccccagcctggcTCCACCAGGGTCCAGAGAGAGAAGCTCAGCGCTGCCAGGGATCACGGGGCAGGGGAGCAACACTGGGGCTTCAGGCCTTCCCATGCCCACTCACCACAGGGATACTAAGACATAGTCCTCACCTGCCAGACCCATGTGGGGCTGACATAGAACCCCCCAGCACTGGTGtccaccccaaacccaaacagaGGGGCTACCAGGAGCTGCCTGAATCAATGGGAGCGAAGGGAGCAGCCACCTGTGCCGTGTCCCAAACCAGCGCCCAGCAAAGGACCTCTCAGGGGCAAGGGAGGAGGCtagaagaaaaggctctttATTAAACCTGCTGTGACTTACGGCCACGTGACCAACAGCAGCAGATCAGTACTGAGAGGCAGAGGGAGATTATAAGTTAGTGTTCATATAAATACAGGAACTATACTtgagaattatttcttcatctgttaCTGAATTCGGTCCTGTTGAACCAATGTATTAACTAGTCTTTGTGCATCAGCCTCATTAGTGAAAACTCagcttttctccaaaataattttctccaaaataatttctgcttcagaaactgtcagcctctggcctggacaggcgcacactctcctgggttgaaaactagttggatggctgggcccagagagtgctagtaaatggagttaactccagctggaggccagttacaagtggggtttcccagggctcagtaccgggtccagctctgttcaatgtctttatcaatgacctggatgaaggcattgagtgcaccctcagcaagtttgcagatgacactaagctgggtggaagtgtggatctgctggaaggtagggaggctctgcagagggatctgaacaggctggaccgctgggccgagaccaatggcataaggtttaacaaggccaaatgccgggtcctgcacttggggcataacaaccctatgcagtgctacagactgggggaagagtggcttgagagctgcacggaagagaaggacctgggggtgctggttgacagccgactgaacatgagccagcagtgtgcccaggtggccaagaaggccaatggaatcttggcttgtatcagaaatggagtcaccagcaggtccagggaggttattctccctctgtactcagcactggtgagaccgcacctcaaatactgtgttcagttctgggcccctcatcacaagaaggatgttgaggctctggagcgtgtccagagaagagcaacaaagctggtgaaggggctggagaacaagtcttacgaggagcggctgagagagctgggattgtttaacctggagaagaggaggctgaggggagaccttattactctctacaactacctgaaaggaggttgtggagaggagggagctggccttttctcctaagtgacaggggacaggacaagagggaatgccctgaagctctgccaggggaggttcaggttggatatcagaaaaaaattcttcacagaaagagtcattgggcactggaacagctgcccagggaggtggttgagtcgccttccctggaggtgtttaaggaaagggtggatgaagtgcttagggacatggttta
Above is a genomic segment from Cuculus canorus isolate bCucCan1 chromosome 16, bCucCan1.pri, whole genome shotgun sequence containing:
- the RBPJL gene encoding recombining binding protein suppressor of hairless-like protein isoform X2 — protein: MEDMETNPQRQTAPPAHPCGPPSRSPPRCWLRSNPYQPNLLRDSVRRYLQLPADQTVLILHAKVAQKSYGNEKRFFCPPPCVYLSGPGWKLKQEQIKDKDVGEAGFQVCGYMGLDSMGSSLKETQKLSFEEQPDAKGFSCAKALYISDADKRKHFRLVLKLFFSDGQEIGTFHSKLIKVISKPSQKKQSLKNTDLCISSGSKVSLFNRLRSQTVSTRYLSVEGGAFVASARQWGAFTLHLANEHCTRSEFPLREGYIHYGSVVQLVCTATGITLPPLIIRKVTKQYAVLDVDEPISQLHKCAFQFQGSDHMYLCLSTDKVIQYQASPCPKEATRELLNDGSCWTIIGTETVEYTFSKSLACVHEPVSPVPLITALQLTGSRDVAMLELQGEYFHAHLKVWFGDVEAETMYRSPKSLMCVVPDVSAFGSNWRWLRYPITVPLLLIRDDGLIYSSSFTFTYTPEQSFIPGQQVLSDIPQNSDKILDSIHQEFTRTNFHLFMQS
- the RBPJL gene encoding recombining binding protein suppressor of hairless-like protein isoform X1, with the protein product MEDMETNPQRQTAPPAHPCGPPSRSPPRCWLRSNPYQPNLLRDSVRRYLQLPADQTVLILHAKVAQKSYGNEKRFFCPPPCVYLSGPGWKLKQEQIKDKDVGEAGFQVCGYMGLDSMGSSLKETQKLSFEEQPDAKGFSCAKALYISDADKRKHFRLVLKLFFSDGQEIGTFHSKLIKVISKPSQKKQSLKNTDLCISSGSKVSLFNRLRSQTVSTRYLSVEGGAFVASARQWGAFTLHLANEHCTRSEFPLREGYIHYGSVVQLVCTATGITLPPLVSLHSTSCQTHGTGCSVFLSDEYHPWDDDAAPQIIRKVTKQYAVLDVDEPISQLHKCAFQFQGSDHMYLCLSTDKVIQYQASPCPKEATRELLNDGSCWTIIGTETVEYTFSKSLACVHEPVSPVPLITALQLTGSRDVAMLELQGEYFHAHLKVWFGDVEAETMYRSPKSLMCVVPDVSAFGSNWRWLRYPITVPLLLIRDDGLIYSSSFTFTYTPEQSFIPGQQVLSDIPQNSDKILDSIHQEFTRTNFHLFMQS